The following proteins come from a genomic window of Megalobrama amblycephala isolate DHTTF-2021 linkage group LG1, ASM1881202v1, whole genome shotgun sequence:
- the LOC125267738 gene encoding L-rhamnose-binding lectin CSL2-like codes for VSGRGTIRIIRATYGRSDRITCSYGLPASQISNTNCRAPVTNIVSSLCHKKTRCAVSASNSHFSDPCVGTYKYLDVTFTCL; via the exons GTATCAGGTCGGGGAACAATAAGGATTATTAGAGCCACCTATGGACGGAGCGATCGCATAACATGTTCTTATGGGCTTCCAGCTTCTCAGATCTCAAATACGAACTGCAGAGCACCAGTCACCAATATAGTTTCCTCTCT GTGCCATAAAAAAACGAGATGTGCTGTTTCTGCATCAAACTCACATTTCTCTGATCCTTGTGTTGGAACTTATAAATACCTGGACGTGACTTTTACATGTTTATAA